One part of the Rutidosis leptorrhynchoides isolate AG116_Rl617_1_P2 chromosome 1, CSIRO_AGI_Rlap_v1, whole genome shotgun sequence genome encodes these proteins:
- the LOC139886138 gene encoding glucose-1-phosphate adenylyltransferase small subunit, chloroplastic/amyloplastic, translating to MAAVGAHFFSSTGIVSVRPSTSSRTLSFSSSHLSGDKLSPVSSVQRRRSGRTRVPLTISPKAVSDSKNSQTCLDPDASQSVLGIILGGGAGTRLYPLTKKRAKPAVPLGANYRLIDIPVSNCLNSNISKIYVLTQFNSASLNRHLSRAYASNMGGYKNEGFVEVLAAQQSPENPNWFQGTADAVRQYLWLFEEHNVLEFLILAGDHLYRMDYEKFIQAHRETDADITVAALPMDEKRATAFGLMKIDEEGRITEFAEKPKGEQLKAMKVDTTILGLDEERAKEMPYIASMGIYVVSKDVMLNLLRDKFPGANDFGSEVIPGATSIGLRVQAYLYDGYWEDIGTIEAFYNANLGITKKPVPDFSFYDRSSPIYTQPRYLPPSKMLDADVTDSVIGEGCVIKNCKIHHSVVGLRSCIAEGAVIEDSLLMGADYYETDADKELLAAKGSVAIGIGKNTHIKRAIIDKNARIGDNVKIINSDNVQEAARETEGYFIKSGIVTVIKDALIPSGSII from the exons ATGGCCGCTGTCGGAGCTCATTTCTTCTCTTCCACCGGCATTGTTTCCGTTCGTCCTTCGACATCCTCCCGGACCTTATCATTTTCATCGTCTCATCTCTCCGGTGACAAATTATCTCCGGTTTCATCCGTACAACGTCGTCGTTCTGGCCGTACTAGAGTTCCGCTCACTATTTCTCCGAAAGCGGTTTCCGATTCTAAAAATTCGCAGACATGCCTTGATCCTGACGCTAGTCAA AGCGTTTTGGGGATAATACTTGGTGGTGGGGCTGGTACACGGCTTTATCCATTAACAAAGAAGAGGGCGAAGCCTGCTGTTCCGTTAGGAGCAAATTACCGGCTTATTGATATTCCTGTCAGCAACTGTTTGAACAGCAATATATCCAAGATCTATGTTCTCACACAATTTAACTCTGCATCACTTAATCGCCACCTTTCAAGGGCTTATGCGAGTAACATGGGTGGTTATAAGAACGAAGGGTTTGTTGAAGTCCTTGCTGCTCAACAGAGTCCTGAGAATCCGAATTGGTTCCAG ggtactgctgatgctgtaaGGCAGTATTTGTGGCTATTTGAAGAGCATAATGTTTTGGAGTTTCTAATTCTTGCTGGAGATCATTTATATCGAATGGATTATGAGAAGTTTATTCAAGCTCATAGAGAAACAGATGCTGATATCACTGTTGCAGCTCTGCCAATGGATGAAAAACGTGCCACTGCATTTGGTTTAATGAAGATTGATGAAGAAGGACGTATAACTGAATTTGCAGAGAAACCAAAGGGAGAACAACTGAAAGCTATGAAGGTTGATACTACAATTTTGGGACTTGATGAAGAGAGAGCTAAAGAGATGCCTTATATTGCTAGTATGGGTATATATGTTGTCAGCAAAGATGTTATGTTGAATTTGCTGCGCGATAAGTTCCCGGGAGCTAATGATTTTGGAAGTGAAGTAATTCCAGGAGCAACTTCAATTGGGCTACGA GTACAAGCTTATCTTTATGATGGCTACTGGGAAGATATTGGTACAATTGAGGCCTTCTATAACGCCAACTTGGGAATCACGAAAAAGCCAGTGCCAGATTTTAG CTTCTATGATCGTTCATCCCCTATTTACACCCAACCTCGATACCTTCCTCCTTCCAAGATGCTTGATGCTGATGTCACTGATAGTGTTATTGGTGAAGGGTGTGTGATTAAG AACTGCAAAATTCATCATTCTGTTGTTGGGCTTCGTTCCTGCATAGCTGAAGGTGCAGTCATCGAAGATTCGTTGCTAATGGGAGCTGATTACTACGAG ACTGATGCTGACAAGGAGCTTCTTGCTGCAAAAGGTAGTGTTGCGATTGGCATAGGGAAGAACACTCATATCAAAAGAGCAATCATAGACAAGAATGCACGCATAGGAGACAATGTGAAG